From the Mya arenaria isolate MELC-2E11 chromosome 17, ASM2691426v1 genome, the window ATAATTTTAAGcctaaaaagttttaaaaggtACTTAAGCGAGCTTTTTCGAATATCTGTCTTTGTAATTTGTATCGTACCTTTGCGAAATATTCACTGTTCCTAATTGTAAAAGTTTTTTGATTTGTGTTGAGTATAAATAAGGCCATCGATATATGCCTCTAAAAAGAGTCCTCGTTATATGGGTTACCCTCCTTCTTATTGATATTGTATATGTAACGTTTGATTAGAATCCACGTAGCAGTGAAGATTAAACGTTACGATGGCCGATCGCTACTACCGCCTTATCACCTTGCTCGTCGATGTTTGCACGCCTGTTCTTAGACAGATTTTTCTGTTCTATGCAAAGGCGGATACTTCCACGCAGTTCATAAACACCCAACAATACATGTCAGCAAAGCAATCAATTGTTCGTCAGTTAAGAGGTCTCCCGAAGCATATTTATGAGAAGATTTACAATTCAGGTCCTATTGACGATAGTAAATGGGACATTACTGCCATAACGTGTTTGCTTCTTGGCATTTTTAGTTTGCCAATACACGTGAAAGCCAGCGTTGAACAGATAAGATCTGAAAGAAACAATCTTCAGCATATTAAACAGCTACAAAGCTTATCGGAGCAAGAGTATGAAAGTACATGGAGGTCAATAGAACAAAGTATTCGCCAACTCGTTTCAAACTTGTCTCCCGGATGTCAACAACAGACTgcagaaaacataaataatgcaAGATTAGGTAACTTTCCAAATATGTGCAATACTTTCACAACTTGGTGTCTAAGTTTGGCCGGTCACCTAGAAGAAGTGAAAGAGAATACAAACGTAACAAGACGGATTGTAGAAAATGTCGCAGAGAAACGAGTGGACAGCCAGGGTAAGTTTGTTTAGTGTTAACTTAAATACACGCATATATACCCTAGGAAAAGAATAGAGAGTATTTAAATCTTTGGAACAAGATTTTTCATAATTCCCATTGAGCTGATGGCTCTTTTAGGGCCGGCCACAGTGCAAATGTGGGTGAGGAaggtcaaaaagtaaaacaaaagttcATGGATTATTCacttttgaggaacgatctttttggaagtaaaacatacattttttgtaacatgtttgGGGTAAAAGACTTTATCAAATTTTTGATAGAAAACCATTCATTTTCATTCGGGAAAGTTTGTCAACATTATTACTTTGGTTTTGTGTGAAAATGCTTCCGACTACCTTATCGACAAGGCTAAAAagttcttgatgatatattttcaaataaaaaagtaattattttttttaaaggataTTAGGGAATGTtattcatttcctggttacaaaaatgcaaatacattttttgaaatagctgcaatcaccacaaagcctcCAGACAATGTTAATTGAGTAGTTctgatgatatatatatatctataaatatgACTCATACATTTTGTACTAAAACATTTCCGGGAACacataaatgctttttgatttgaaatctgtTCAAATCCTGTTTCGTTAAAACTGCTCAACTCCTTATTACAGCTTCACATGTTGCAGCGGATATAtgaattatgcttgctaaatattgaaccttaaaactaaataaaaatgtaattttaaacattttaaatgttggtCACTCAAACGAATTTTGCATTGTGACCGACCCATAATAACGAACAATTAATATAAGTTCTGTATTTGCGATattatgtcaaatatttttcctTTGTTTGCTTATCCTTTTTTCGAATGGACTTTTCAGGCACAGTTGTCAAGCGATTTAAAGCAGTTGATGACATTTTGAAGCGTATGAAAggtacatttgaaaatataatacaacaaatatataacaccaAATATGACTTGAGAAAAATGCGCAATGAAACTTAAACCACGGGTGTGGAAAGTTAGTAATCAGTGCTTAATATTTACATCCATTGTTgtgcatatattatcataaGTTGTGAACACTGAAGAAAGACTCCAACGAGAACGATAAAGCATACAGATGGATATCATACAAATCATATCAAAGCAGATTTATAATAGCTAagttaaacatgtaaaacattaagtagaaagaaaaacatgagGTATCATAGAACTTAGAAATGTTGCTTGTTCTAATTCAGAATGCTTTGACTCAACGATGTCTAGAGAGCTCCTGGATGATTTTGAGCCGCCCGATTGTATTGCACAAATTCGAGACTATCTCCGACAAAAGCGACATGTTATTGTCACAGGGACCGTTGGTCGATCATATCTGAAGGTGGCATTGACTGCAATAAAAGACGTAAATACACATGGACCTAATGTAAGTGCTGAGATATCTTTCCCAAGCGATTGGCGCCATATTGATCCGTCAGAGATAAAATTTATTCTTTGCACAAACCCTTTTGGTGTCCACGATTTTGACGCACAAAAGGCGCGAGCGATGCTTGATGTTCTATGTCAGATAATGAATTCTGCTTATGCCGGAGAGTTGACGCTTGCAATCGTGACAAAGAAAGATGTTCTCGTTCAAGCTCAAGAAGTGTTCGGGAAGGACCATGATGTGTTGCAAAACATTGTTGAACCATATGCTGAAACATCAGTAAATCATCCGGAAATCATTTACTCTAGTAAGTCCATTTTAGATGATTCTTTTAATACCACAGATATATCTGGTAATTCTGATTTTAGGACAAATTTAAATAGTAtaacaaaattacattaaatCATGGCAGTCAAAAATACGACATGATCGGCTTATTTCGTTTAAGACATGGGGTAATAATAaggtatattattttttacttttatgagtatttttcatcattatatttatcactgtTAAGGTTCTAGGTATATTCTCAGTATATGGGCTGATTTTAATTGTAGTATGTTTGctgataaaaatcaaaatgcCCGTCAACTCGTTCTGTAATCACACAttattaaaaactttcaatTGCTATATGTATACCTTTAGGACAAACGACGTCTTGTTGCCAAAATTGTCAGAGGATGCCACACAGTGCTCTACAAGGTTAAACTGTACTTGGTCAatttcatgataaaaataaataaaaatgttgctaaGTATATAAGCTGTAATATCTTTATTCTAACCATTGTAAGAATGTTTTTTGATAGACGTGCATAACTTACAGAAAACAATCAAGACGAGCAGGCAAACAGATCGAGTTGCATATATAGATTAACCTTTGTGAAATAAGTAGGAATTTAGAAAAGTAGTCATACGTATATAGCGTGAAACATTTTGATGACCCGTcgatattaaaaatgtttgaacaagagatgtttgtcaaacatgccccccccccccccctgagcaccatgttgtcaggattacttggacaaatgaatgaaatatgcatggaccaaaatgaaAGCTGATTTTTCATTGACATTgcatgcctttgaggcagttgtaagattatgaccattcaagtGTGATggtattgtttttaatcatgttcagttgatgactgatattttgaagatattgaGATAAAAAGGTGAATCCGCTTAGCAGCagagaataagtaaatatgacaatattttaatgatgaatataaGTTATGACTATGACCTTGTCCtttatgacctcaaaatccatagggaTCATGAACTGGTCACCCTCAACCTAAATGACAAAGTTGAGGGTCATGGTTGCAGGCATTGTTAGTTATCTCTCGGgaaaccttttatcattcaagtgctctttgaccttgaccttatgaCCCCCAAAATTAAAAGGGGTCAcatactggtcaggcccaacctccaaatcaagtttgagggccatgggtgcaggcattgtcgagttatcactcggacaaccttttatcattcaaggtcattgtgacctttgacccagtGACCCATAACGGGTCATCTATTGCTCAGACCAAGCCTCCATcccaagtttgatgatcataggtccaggcattatTGAGATGtcactgggagaagctttgtAAACGTTTTCGCATGAAAGGCCACTGTGACATTGAtttttggcccaatgacccccaaagtcaataggggtcatgtaatggtcaggcccaaccttcatgtcaagtttgctGACCACACAATACCGCGCCCACAACTTGTAACATGAAACTACCATTTAGATGTTATATAGAGATGGTTACAAAAAGGGTAACAGTTATGATTTatactattttattaaaatgtaaggAAGGCTAGAAACCTGAGACGGacaatgttaatgtaaatttcAGCCTTTTTTGCATTCAGTAATGAGTTCCTGCTATCTTGCACAAATAGAAGAACTGCCACTGAAGAAATCAGTATTCGAAGACGCAAAATCTACGTTGAAGAAAGAAAGAGTCGTTATTCTTGTGGGTAGAAATGAGCTTCTCATCCGTTCCTGCATAAAACAATTAGCCGAACAGTTTGCACCAAACAATTGTTTGGTAATGAGTAATCCAGATGACATCAAACATCTAGATGCGGGAGCGGCAATGGCGGTATTTCTCCACATCACGGAACAGTTTACATTCGATTTGGGCAAAAGTCGTCGATGGTTCGAATACTTTGATTTCATTCATGCTCTTGTGAAATCAAACAAACTCCGCGTTGTACTGACGTTTGATAAGTCGGCCCTAAAGCGCTGCATCACCAAAATCAATGACCATGAACTGCTGAAGCACAAAGTAACAATTGCATTCAGGGACGTTGAAGAAAGTCGAATAAAAACGGAGGCAACAGGTATCAAAAGATACGTTGGTCTGAATTTGTTATGTCTGTTGTTATCTCATTCGAAAGCGGGCCATAACTAGATCATTGATTTAGTTATGGGCTTTTATATGCATGTCTGTATTGTTCTTTGTAAATTAGAAATATGTGATCAAGGTTTAATTTGACGTTGCTAAAGATTCCGCTTATACACAGCAATGTCGACGCTTCTACAAAACCTCGACCTTTCTCTAAAAGACATACAAGCTAAAACTCTTTTCCAAATGGCGAAAAGATCAATTCATTACAAATCTTTGGATTATGATTGTGAACACTcccttattttattatttaatgaattgaCATagtgcaaaaaacaacaacaagaaataaatattttgacaacaaatTCTTTAAGTTGCAGATGTAAATCACTCTAAAATccatttacttttttcaatactataagcttatataaaaaataacactgttTATCGTTATGAGTGTTATCATTTCAATCAGGAAGCTGTaagcaaatatataatatgttttcaatgcaaGCTACATTAAACAATGGTAACGTGCACTACATGCTTCGACATTTACTATCACTCTATTTCAGCTGAGGACGAACTTCCATCAGCAGGTACGAGGTAAATGACgtcaaaaaacaattaaatacctTACAAGTATGTCTTTTATTGCTGTTTCAATATCTAGTGAcacacatgacatatatttagataataATGATACTTTTTGCGGCATTATGCGAAACCATTCGACGCGATAGGCAATATTTCACAATCGCCATTGAGCGCATGGTTTCACCAGGCCTCCAGCTCTTTGGTGGTATTGCGCATCTTCGGGTGATTATCGCCTAGTGGCAGGCAGCAAAAAGTCATAATATTCCAATTAATgttcaaatcaaatatttttgacaaaaaaatgcatacaaatgaCATAGATGAATAATGGTTTTGTATATTGATC encodes:
- the LOC128224164 gene encoding uncharacterized protein LOC128224164 isoform X2, translating into MANLISNFGPIDDSKWDITAITCLLLGIFSLPIHVKASVEQIRSERNNLQHIKQLQSLSEQEYESTWRSIEQSIRQLVSNLSPGCQQQTAENINNARLGNFPNMCNTFTTWCLSLAGHLEEVKENTNVTRRIVENVAEKRVDSQGTVVKRFKAVDDILKRMKECFDSTMSRELLDDFEPPDCIAQIRDYLRQKRHVIVTGTVGRSYLKVALTAIKDVNTHGPNVSAEISFPSDWRHIDPSEIKFILCTNPFGVHDFDAQKARAMLDVLCQIMNSAYAGELTLAIVTKKDVLVQAQEVFGKDHDVLQNIVEPYAETSVNHPEIIYSIMSSCYLAQIEELPLKKSVFEDAKSTLKKERVVILVGRNELLIRSCIKQLAEQFAPNNCLVMSNPDDIKHLDAGAAMAVFLHITEQFTFDLGKSRRWFEYFDFIHALVKSNKLRVVLTFDKSALKRCITKINDHELLKHKVTIAFRDVEESRIKTEATAEDELPSAGTSERYGNIVYQVSLESGSVTMLLGECHGICKVKGLDYCNTEDKLYVACEAKGCVIKVFKITR
- the LOC128224164 gene encoding uncharacterized protein LOC128224164 isoform X1, translated to MADRYYRLITLLVDVCTPVLRQIFLFYAKADTSTQFINTQQYMSAKQSIVRQLRGLPKHIYEKIYNSGPIDDSKWDITAITCLLLGIFSLPIHVKASVEQIRSERNNLQHIKQLQSLSEQEYESTWRSIEQSIRQLVSNLSPGCQQQTAENINNARLGNFPNMCNTFTTWCLSLAGHLEEVKENTNVTRRIVENVAEKRVDSQGTVVKRFKAVDDILKRMKECFDSTMSRELLDDFEPPDCIAQIRDYLRQKRHVIVTGTVGRSYLKVALTAIKDVNTHGPNVSAEISFPSDWRHIDPSEIKFILCTNPFGVHDFDAQKARAMLDVLCQIMNSAYAGELTLAIVTKKDVLVQAQEVFGKDHDVLQNIVEPYAETSVNHPEIIYSIMSSCYLAQIEELPLKKSVFEDAKSTLKKERVVILVGRNELLIRSCIKQLAEQFAPNNCLVMSNPDDIKHLDAGAAMAVFLHITEQFTFDLGKSRRWFEYFDFIHALVKSNKLRVVLTFDKSALKRCITKINDHELLKHKVTIAFRDVEESRIKTEATAEDELPSAAPGPPDSMIQMFPVLSVT